The DNA sequence CCAGACAACTGACGGCCAACGGGACCAACCCCATTCGCTCACTAAACTTATTCATATTATTTATCCTCTATTATGGTCGCTGTTCTCAAAGCCCCCGGACACAACGCAATTGCCATATCCGTGAAGAGGCCTTTCGATTAACTTACATCACTATTAATTAAATATCAATTATTTGGTCACACCACAGAACAATAATCTTTTATTCTATAAATCATGCACTTATAAGACATAACTTGCGTTATTTATTTTTTACATACTGTTATTTAAATTTATTCCACAAAATCAGCGTGATAGAAGTCATCGCACAGAGAGCATGCCACCTCCCCCGGAGCCATTGACCCGAAACCCGAAAAGAGCCGGGACCTGGTGGAACAGTGCCCACTGGCGGATTACGTCCCCGCGAGCCCAATTCGACCTACTACGTCGCTGGCTGGATCTGTATAATCCGGGCCTGTTTTTTCATTCTCTGGCTGGATATCAATTTCATGGGCTTTAACTGCGGCATCGTTGGCTTGCCCAACGTCGGAAAATCCACTCTTTTCAACGCACTGACCAAGGCGGGCATTGGCGCCGAGAACTTTCCGTTCTGCACCATTGAGCCCAACGCGGGGTTGGTCATGGTCCCCGACCCGCGCCAGGAGAAGCTCGCCGAGATCGTCAAACCGGAGAAGGTGGTCCCCACCACCATGGAGTTTGTGGACATCGCCGGGCTCGTGGCGGGCGCCTCCAAGGGTGAGGGGCTGGGGAACAAGTTCCTCGCCAACATTCGCGAAACCGACGCCATCGCCCACGTGGTGCGCTGCTTTGAGGACGACAACGTCATTCACGTGGCCAACAGCGTCGATCCGGCGGCCGATATTGACGTGATCAACACCGAACTGGCCCTGGCGGACCTGGAAACCGTGGACAAGGCAATGCAGCGCTACGCCAAGGCCGCCAAGGGCCAGGACAAGCACGCTATCGCTATGAAAGCACTGCTCGAGAAGGTTCAACCCCATCTGGACGAAGCCAAGCCCCTGCGCTCCTTTGGCCTGTCTGACGACGAGCTGGACCAGCTGCGCGAGCTGAACCTGTTGACCGTCAAGCCGACCATGTATATTGCCAACGTCTCCGAAGACGGCTTTGAGAACAACCCACTGCTGGACAAGGTGCGGGCCATTGCCGAGGAAGAGAAGGCCGTGGTGGTACCCATCTGCAACAAGCTGGAAGCGGAAATTGCCGAGCTGGAAGACGACGAAAAGGCGGAGTT is a window from the Marinimicrobium koreense genome containing:
- the ychF gene encoding redox-regulated ATPase YchF, whose protein sequence is MGFNCGIVGLPNVGKSTLFNALTKAGIGAENFPFCTIEPNAGLVMVPDPRQEKLAEIVKPEKVVPTTMEFVDIAGLVAGASKGEGLGNKFLANIRETDAIAHVVRCFEDDNVIHVANSVDPAADIDVINTELALADLETVDKAMQRYAKAAKGQDKHAIAMKALLEKVQPHLDEAKPLRSFGLSDDELDQLRELNLLTVKPTMYIANVSEDGFENNPLLDKVRAIAEEEKAVVVPICNKLEAEIAELEDDEKAEFLEEMGMDEPGLDRVIRAGYELLGLHTYFTAGVKEVRAWTIPVGASAPQAAGKIHTDFEKGFIRAEVVAYDDFVAYKGEQGAKDAGKWRLEGKDYIVKDGDVVHFRFNV